In Paenibacillus ihbetae, the following are encoded in one genomic region:
- a CDS encoding carbohydrate ABC transporter permease, which translates to MRDNYMAGSAANRKLLMTLRIIAAVLVTLVMFFPVYWLLISSLKTQAEMRMAVPTFWPQSFAWENFAEAFRVIPYARYFGNTLIMAVGTIILQLNVALMAAYAFAKGQFRGRDALFLLVLAALIVPEQVTFVPVYVMMSKLGWLDTFLALIVPHGASAYAIFLLRQSFKSINNDVLEAARVDGAGRFSILYKLLLPMALPTVVTMGVLIFISTWNSYFWPLIMTNDNDMRVLTVGIAMLRDSIAGNEAMFFHIIMASSVMAIIPIVLVFTVMQKHIVAAMANSTFK; encoded by the coding sequence ATGAGGGATAATTATATGGCCGGTTCGGCCGCAAACCGCAAACTGCTCATGACGCTTCGCATTATAGCAGCGGTCCTGGTCACTCTGGTCATGTTCTTTCCGGTATATTGGCTCTTGATCAGCTCGCTCAAGACGCAGGCTGAAATGCGAATGGCCGTACCGACGTTCTGGCCGCAGAGCTTCGCCTGGGAGAACTTCGCCGAAGCCTTCCGCGTCATTCCGTACGCGCGGTATTTCGGCAATACGCTGATTATGGCCGTAGGGACGATCATTCTGCAGCTGAACGTAGCGTTAATGGCGGCTTATGCTTTCGCGAAAGGGCAATTCCGGGGACGGGATGCGCTATTCCTGCTCGTGCTGGCCGCCCTGATCGTTCCCGAGCAGGTTACCTTCGTGCCCGTATACGTTATGATGTCGAAGCTTGGCTGGCTTGACACATTCTTGGCCCTCATCGTGCCTCATGGCGCTTCGGCTTATGCGATCTTCCTGCTGCGGCAATCGTTCAAATCGATCAACAATGATGTTCTGGAGGCGGCACGGGTCGACGGTGCGGGCCGGTTCTCCATCTTGTACAAGTTGCTGCTCCCGATGGCGCTGCCGACCGTCGTAACGATGGGCGTTCTGATCTTCATCTCGACCTGGAACTCGTATTTCTGGCCGCTGATCATGACCAATGACAACGATATGCGGGTGCTTACGGTCGGCATCGCGATGCTTCGCGATTCCATTGCAGGCAATGAAGCGATGTTCTTCCATATCATTATGGCATCGAGCGTTATGGCGATCATTCCGATCGTGCTTGTCTTTACGGTCATGCAGAAGCATATCGTAGCCGCTATGGCAAATTCGACATTTAAGTAA
- a CDS encoding carbohydrate ABC transporter permease translates to MGTNPKLNKAAPNRASASVSRRVSNSVIEKWKDFAFSVPALVFMGAFLYFPLLYSIYISFTNWNMTRPVMRFVGANNYTRLLTNEEFYQSMKVTFLYTLMDVVFTLAIGLLLALLLNVSSSRLFGFMRGVIFMPYYISMVIAAMVFTWIYNGQYGLLNQVVSWFGMDPVEWLINPSTALPALVAVSVWKGVGFAMILFIAGMRGIPAEYYEAASIDGASRLRQFRNITLPLLSPMTLFLVITSFISSMQVFQSIDVMTDGGPLKATNAIVYWIYTMAFVEFKTGRASALVMILFVIILLLTMFQMWVSRKKVHYEG, encoded by the coding sequence ATGGGAACTAATCCAAAATTAAACAAGGCGGCGCCCAACCGGGCGTCCGCTTCCGTATCCAGACGGGTGTCGAATTCGGTCATCGAGAAATGGAAGGACTTTGCCTTTTCGGTGCCGGCACTGGTATTCATGGGGGCTTTCCTGTACTTCCCGCTCCTGTACTCCATTTATATCAGCTTCACGAACTGGAACATGACGCGCCCGGTGATGAGATTCGTCGGAGCGAACAACTATACCCGGCTGCTGACTAACGAAGAGTTCTATCAATCGATGAAGGTGACATTTCTATACACGCTCATGGATGTCGTCTTTACGCTGGCGATCGGCTTGCTGCTGGCGCTGCTGCTCAACGTGTCATCCTCCCGCCTGTTCGGATTCATGCGGGGCGTGATCTTCATGCCGTATTACATTTCCATGGTCATCGCGGCCATGGTGTTCACTTGGATTTATAACGGGCAGTACGGGCTTTTGAACCAGGTGGTATCCTGGTTCGGAATGGATCCGGTGGAATGGCTCATCAATCCTTCCACCGCGCTGCCGGCGCTTGTCGCCGTCTCGGTCTGGAAGGGCGTGGGGTTTGCCATGATCCTGTTCATCGCGGGCATGCGCGGAATTCCGGCGGAATATTATGAAGCGGCCTCCATTGATGGAGCCAGCCGGCTTCGGCAGTTCCGCAACATCACGCTCCCGCTCTTGTCGCCCATGACGCTGTTTCTTGTTATTACCAGCTTCATTTCGTCGATGCAGGTCTTCCAATCCATCGATGTCATGACTGATGGCGGACCGCTTAAGGCCACCAACGCAATCGTATACTGGATTTACACGATGGCCTTCGTCGAGTTCAAGACGGGCAGGGCTTCCGCACTGGTCATGATTCTGTTCGTCATTATATTGCTGTTAACGATGTTTCAGATGTGGGTCAGCAGGAAGAAGGTGCACTATGAGGGATAA
- a CDS encoding ABC transporter substrate-binding protein, whose protein sequence is MKKKTWLLTLLTILMIMTTACAGGSGGSGNAGGEVNLDDVEAASMDLKNDTTPIKIQYWHSHAEAQLEGLNYMIAEFQKKYPHITVEPVFQGGYPDLHKKLSAAVAAGDVPAVTNVEVSSLPNFADSGVFADLGPWIKRDEVKMDDFAQGMLNAYAFNGKQYGFPLIVSTSVFVYNKTMLDELGVEPPQKWDEIEAFNAKVVKKEGDKTTRYAFSVPGWDTWYYDPWNINGGGQILTEDMSASAVENEDSLRYLQNFYKWQNEGSMHMGFGKGASDNMRQMFLNGEIAMVQHTSAMLKMYRENADFEVGVSFLPGDKKRTSNIGGAGIVMMNGAKDLEKEAAWKFIEFMTSAEHNIKWAESVGYLPTRKSAIESEEGDQYFERWPQYRAVYEHFDEVTPRLQHPAYPEFSEVYKEVIGEMVLNKKDPVPLMQEAAKKINDILMDYE, encoded by the coding sequence ATGAAAAAGAAAACATGGTTGCTTACGCTGTTGACCATTTTGATGATCATGACGACCGCGTGCGCAGGAGGCAGCGGAGGAAGCGGGAACGCAGGGGGCGAGGTTAACCTCGATGACGTGGAAGCCGCTTCGATGGATCTGAAGAACGATACGACGCCGATCAAAATCCAGTATTGGCACTCGCATGCCGAAGCCCAGCTGGAAGGCTTGAACTACATGATTGCCGAGTTCCAGAAGAAGTATCCGCACATTACGGTCGAACCGGTATTCCAAGGCGGGTATCCGGATCTGCATAAGAAGCTGTCGGCTGCCGTGGCCGCCGGCGACGTTCCGGCTGTGACGAACGTGGAAGTATCTTCCCTGCCGAACTTCGCGGACAGCGGCGTATTCGCCGACCTGGGACCATGGATCAAACGGGACGAAGTGAAGATGGACGACTTCGCGCAAGGCATGCTGAACGCGTATGCATTTAACGGCAAGCAATACGGCTTCCCGCTGATCGTCAGCACCAGCGTCTTCGTGTACAACAAGACGATGCTGGACGAGCTCGGCGTAGAGCCGCCGCAAAAGTGGGACGAGATTGAAGCCTTCAACGCCAAAGTCGTGAAGAAGGAAGGCGACAAAACGACACGGTATGCCTTCTCCGTTCCAGGCTGGGATACCTGGTACTACGATCCGTGGAACATTAACGGCGGCGGGCAAATCCTGACGGAGGATATGAGCGCATCGGCAGTGGAGAACGAGGATTCCTTGCGCTACCTCCAGAACTTCTACAAGTGGCAAAACGAAGGCAGCATGCATATGGGCTTCGGCAAGGGCGCTTCCGACAATATGCGTCAAATGTTCCTGAACGGCGAGATCGCAATGGTACAGCATACATCGGCCATGCTGAAAATGTACCGCGAGAACGCGGACTTTGAAGTGGGCGTATCCTTCCTTCCTGGCGACAAGAAGCGTACCTCCAATATTGGCGGCGCAGGCATCGTGATGATGAACGGCGCCAAGGATCTGGAGAAGGAAGCCGCATGGAAGTTTATCGAGTTCATGACCTCGGCCGAGCATAACATCAAGTGGGCGGAATCGGTAGGCTACCTGCCGACCCGGAAATCGGCAATCGAATCGGAAGAAGGCGACCAATATTTCGAGAGATGGCCTCAGTACAGAGCGGTTTACGAGCATTTTGACGAAGTGACTCCGCGCCTGCAGCATCCGGCTTATCCGGAATTCAGCGAGGTGTACAAGGAAGTCATCGGCGAGATGGTGCTTAACAAGAAGGATCCGGTGCCGTTAATGCAGGAAGCGGCCAAGAAGATTAACGATATTCTGATGGATTACGAGTGA
- a CDS encoding GAF domain-containing protein — MERLASLFEELERLTGVADIAYHEIRDGRLNPVSKTKTDQLGVEKWKSVHAEHPVYIRHDRLLREMMEHPQTAVVQDVKNDPRSADEFFLFGIDSIMVLPVMQHEAVKGIVVVASIGARHDFTEEEVQRAESLVFEYRDAFQLQHKEDPST, encoded by the coding sequence ATGGAGCGATTAGCATCACTGTTTGAAGAGCTTGAACGCCTCACCGGCGTGGCCGATATCGCCTATCATGAAATCCGGGACGGCCGTTTGAATCCGGTATCCAAAACGAAGACAGACCAGCTCGGCGTGGAGAAGTGGAAAAGCGTTCATGCAGAGCATCCCGTCTACATCCGGCATGACCGCCTTTTGCGCGAAATGATGGAGCATCCGCAAACGGCTGTCGTGCAAGACGTGAAGAACGATCCGCGGTCAGCCGACGAGTTTTTCCTGTTCGGGATCGACAGCATTATGGTTCTGCCTGTCATGCAGCATGAGGCGGTGAAGGGGATCGTCGTCGTGGCCTCGATTGGAGCACGGCATGATTTCACGGAAGAAGAGGTTCAACGTGCAGAATCACTGGTGTTTGAATACAGGGATGCCTTTCAACTACAGCATAAGGAGGATCCTTCTACATGA